In Antechinus flavipes isolate AdamAnt ecotype Samford, QLD, Australia chromosome 3, AdamAnt_v2, whole genome shotgun sequence, a genomic segment contains:
- the LOC127556869 gene encoding zinc finger protein 383-like produces the protein MQEAVTFGDVAVDFDQEEWAYLGPTQKELYREVMLENYRNLVSLGAGLLGPKPHLISWLEEEGSQSWGVEEGTPRRAHAQEGGCSSNDRGTAWNIKLEHEESSQKQEGGGLPWIFMKRVRGSVPKSYLLREVPIQEIGVWKHMASFTGDPPGKFILQERSFGPLSFLPRKISNQQEVQACINLEKSFSQSICWPTRPWDYNVYENLSHYHTALIQHQRLNSREKPYDFEQCEKTSNLIQHPRIHSGEKLFECKECGKSFKRSSHLIQHQRIHSGEKSYKCNECGTAFSQNSHLIRHQRIHTGEKPYHCKECGKAFSRSSHLIQHQRIHTGEKPYECKECGKAFSRSSALTQHQRLHSGEKPYTCKDCGKAFSWSSALTNHQRIHTGEKPYKCKDCGKAFSFSSLLTKHHRIHTGEKPYECKECGKAFSQSSALIKHERIHSGEKPYECKECGTSFSWSSALIQHYRIHTGEKPYVCKQCGKAFSQSSALIKHKRIHSREKPYEYKKRGTNFHWSSALIQHQQNNTEEKS, from the exons ATGCAG GAAGCAGTGACCTTCGGGGATGTGGCCGTGGACTTTGACCAGGAGGAGTGGGCCTATCTCGGTCCTACTCAGAAGGAGCTCTACCGGGAGGTCATGCTGGAGAACTACAGGAACCTGGTCTCACTGG GAGCGGGACTTCTAGGCCCCAAACCACACCTGATCTCCTGGTTGGAGGAAGAAGGGTCACAGTCGTGGGGTGTCGAGGAAGGGACCCCAAGAAGAGCCCATGCACAAGAAGGGGGGTGCTCCAGCAACGATCGAGGAACTG caTGGAATATTAAACTTGAGCATGAGGAGTCATCTCAAAAGCAAGAAGGAGGAGGATTACCTTGGATCTTTATGAAGAGAGTCAGGGGAAGTGTTCCCAAGAGCTATCTGCTAAGGGAGGTTCCTATCCAAGAGATCGGTGTATGGAAGCACATGGCAAGCTTTACAGGAGACCCTCCAGGGAAATTCATATTACAGGAGAGAAGCTTTGGGCCATTGTCCTTTCTTCCCAGGAAGATCAGTAATCAACAAGAAGTCCAAGCTTGTATTAATCTTGAGAAGAGCTTTAGTCAAAGCATCTGCTGGCCCACAAGACCATGGGATTATAATGTATATGAGAATCTCTCTCATTACCACACAGCCCTCATTCAACACCAGAGACTAAATAGtagagagaaaccttatgattTTGAGCAATGTGAAAAGACTTCAAATCTCATTCAGCATCCAAGGATTCACAGTGGTGAGAAACTTTTCGAGTGTAAGGAATGTGGAAAGAGTTTTAAACGAAGTTCACACCTTattcaacatcagagaattcacagtGGAGAAAAgtcttataaatgtaatgaatgtggaacaGCCTTTAGTCAGAACTCCCATCTTATTagacatcaaagaattcatactggagagaaaccttatcaTTGTAaagaatgtgggaaggcctttagCAGGAGCTCCCACCTCATTCAacaccagagaattcacactggagagaaaccttacgaGTGCAaggaatgtgggaaggccttcagtCGGAGCTCGGCCCTTACTCAGCATCAGAGACTTCACAGTGGAGAGAAACCTTACACGTGCAAAGACTGTGGGAAGGCCTTCAGTTGGAGCTCAGCCCTTACTaatcatcagagaattcacactggagaaaagcCTTACAAATGTAAAGATTGTGGGAAGGCCTTCAGCTTTAGTTCACTGCTTACTAAACATCACCggattcacactggagaaaagcCCTATGAATGTAAGGAGTGTGGGAAGGCCTTTAGTCAGAGCTCAGCTCTTAttaaacatgaaagaattcacagtggagagaagccttatgagtGTAAGGAGTGTGGTACGTCTTTTAGTTGGAGCTCAGCCCTTATTCAACATTATAGAATTCATACTGGTGAGAAACCTTATGTGTGCAAGCAGTGTGGGAAGGCCTTTAGCCAAAGTTCAGCCCTTATTAAGCATAAAAGGATTCATAGTAGAGAGAAACCCTATGAATATAAAAAACGTGGGACAAATTTCCATTGGAGCTCAGCACTTATTCAACATCAGCAGAACAACACTGAAGAGAAatcttaa